ATGCCggtatattacaatactctttgatGCCGGTTGCCGGCAAGCGTGCTTGTGGGAGTGCGCGCGTTTTCTCGATTGTCAGTGTCAAGTCAAGAAATTCATATCGTTTTagtttctattttattatttggatttgtaattaaatatgcaATTAATACAAGTTTAACTATCTTTAACCTACTTTTCAAACTATCACTGTGTTATCTCTTAAATATCACAGGTAACAAAGTAAAATAATTGGAAAAAATGAATCGTGTcttgttattttttcttacaatacTTTTGTTTGCAGTGAATACCTAATACCGAtcttcgttttaaaataattatcactCAATAATGAGTAACTCCGCAATAGATAATACTTGGACTAAAGATTTAAGAGAAACTCTCAATGGTAAGCTATAGTATCCTTACAAAcggtaaatttattattattatcactgtttatatttaatagttatttttatcttttataaGCAGACAAACGCAAAGCAACAAAAGAAAGGGTATTGTCACAGTCGGACAGCAGCAGAGAAAATTCACGCAGTAGGAAAAGGGCAAAACCCAATGAGAAAGCAGGCGCTGAAACAAGAGCAAGGCAAGTACTTCCATTTGAAAGCTGCTTATATtgcctacaaacatgtaaatgTTGATAAAACGTGTAAATTATAATTTCAGTAAACCAAAGAAGCCTGTTGAACTAGAGACTGACCCATTAATGTTGCAAAGAAGACAGAAACAAATTGACTATGGAAAAAACACAACTGGCTACCATAACTATTTGCAGCATGTACCCCTGTAAGTTCTTGCGCCTTCAGTTTTCTTCTAAACTTAATATTTTCTgttgtctgttttttttattgccaaATGCATGTTCAAGAAACTGATAGTCACTGGATCTCTACATGCCCTTAATagacttaaacactttttacccgttaaaacaaattttttattagcacagacattaatcctacccataattgactacagtgatgtgtgttatccagacttaaatgaagagctcttgaacaagttagatcgtttactaaataactgcatttgtttcattttctgtcttcataaatacgaccatgtctcctctttccgctctaaactcggctggtttcctatacgtgtttgtcgaaatattcgcatgctttgcaccctcttttctgttattaatgatccccaatctcccgaatatctcaaatctttcttcaaccACTATGGTGTTTCTtgtgtccgtcaacttcgctctactggcaacctttctttgtccataccatctcaccgaacaggtttcatgtcctattctttctctattcaggcagctcgcctttggaatagtctccctgttaaaattagacagtgtccgaatagatttgcatttaaaaaatccttacgcgAGTACTTTGCttgcagaacgatgaattcttagtgtttctgttttgaaagttttatctgatatcttatgtatttgtttgtatgtatattgtatgtatttatatgaatattatatatacagatatatgtatgtatgtctatgcctatgcattatttaactatacttgtttATATGTAATTACTATGTTGCACCAcctacaaattctctgctttacccgaaggttgactggtagagaatgcctcatagcattaagtccgccttttgtacgattgtattttcttttgtgcaataaagattaaataaataaataaatcgtttattcacaaAGGATTTTGCATATTTTTGCCTAACCAACTAAGGAAATTGGATAACTTTTTCAAGTGTACATTCATTTATATCTAGAgtaccatattttttttgtagagaGTACTTGTACATTTTTTCAGGAATTATGGTCTTGTGTACCCAGGAATAAAtctaattttacatattatttcAGAGACAAGCGCACTAAGGATGACCCAAAGACCCCtgataaatattcaaaatacagCCGCAGGTCATGGGACCAATTGATCAAGATATGGAGGTTGAAGTTACATGAGTATGATACTGATGGAGCCAAGTCAATCACTGGGTCTAACTCTGGCTCTGTTGCTGGTTCCACTACTTATTCTGATGAAGAAGATGAGGAAGAGGGTCATAATGATGAGCAATAGATATTTTAGTTGTAATTAGGCATAGTAGTTCTTATAACACTATACAATATCTGCAAGACATGCTGTTGAAATACAggatgtattcccatttgtccctgctgggcacagatgggaatagtTGCATTCAtacgaaatgaaatgaatgagaAAATATGCCGAATACTGAATATTAATTcagccacagattaataaatagtgatTCAGCCCATCTCTAGAATACACCAAGTTCAGGTGAATCCAGATCTGGCTCTTGCACTGCACACAGCATAAGGTACATTCTACATGCATAAGAGTAATTTGCCAATTTTGTACTAGACTAGTAGCATTTCGCCAGATCTGGTTGCACATTCAAGATCAAAAATGCACCTACATGTCTCAAAGCCATTATTGACATCGTTAAATGTTTGTTTCATTGCTATAGCTATTCATAACTTAGTTATGTTTGGTTATAACTATCTAGACTAGAGGTATACAAAGACAAACATGACATGACACACTGTCCTGTGACCTGTTTATGCACACAATATTGTACTGCTTATATTACATGATAAGCAGGACTTTATTGTTGGCTGGTGCTGCTCCCATAAATTAACTGTGCACCTCTTACAACAGCAAGCAAGAGTGAACAGAACATAACTACTATTACCTTTTTAACCTCTCATGAACATGGATCCATgcaataagtattaatttaatattttttttatttaattaaagctTAATACCTACTAAGGCTACTAACATGGATATGAAAGGAATACACTTGAAGAGTGAAGGGGGAAAACAATGACGGACTATTTTACCATGTTAGGATACAGAACAGTTTTTAACTTTGCATAGAAATTAGTAAACGAGTTGGATTACCTAACCTATTtcgtaaatttatttaaaaataacttgtttcaaattttaggtatctatgtcaaacggtctctgagaaaaacgcatttaactgatttgcaagaccgagtgatcccataagtgttccgtttgtcaaaaaaagttttgcacggaacactaaaaatgggctcttattatttatttaagttattcaatattattgacatattttttgtaacaatTAGGTGCATTTAGACAACTTCATTTCTTGTACAGAAATATGAAATCTTCGATGACCTAAGGAAGATATGGGGGTAGGGCACATTACTTGGTTATTGGCCCTAGGACCAAAATATAGGTTATtctagtgtccgaccgaaatcGGATTTTTTGCCGAAACGTGAGAGTTCGGTTTTGCTATTTTCGGCCGAAACCAAAACTGGTTGGACATTAGTTTATTCTACCTATGTTTGACAGATTTTCGCCTCTGTAGCTCTGAATACAGTAACAAATATACCTATCTTTATAGAGAATAAGTGCCTACAATGGCTATAATGCTGTTTACCCTAGTAGTAAGCTATATGTATTTGATATGACTGATATTTATGTTTCATAAGAATTagttatttgataaaaaaaatgtaaatcctgttgatttaaaaaaatgcttgtCATATCATATTGTCAATGTATAGAAAATTGTGTTTTACTTGGCAGCAATAGTTCGATTTTGGAATATTATGTCGCTTGCTCAAGTCTCAATTTAAGCATAAGGAGTAAACAACCATTTTGCTTCCTTGCATAATGGAAAACTTTACCATGGGTACACGGTAACAAAGCGGATGAACCACTGATGAATGATGACCGTGTTATTAGTTATCCTAATTATGCTACAAAATGATGATTTTTGTATTGTCATATATGGGTATAATCATGCTACCCTAACTAGGTACTTgaagtatttacatattattagtGGTATAAACTGATGTAAAACTACgttctaataaaacaaattatgcaattaatattgttttaataaaatactgatAATGTAGATACTAATTTATGGGTAGTTCCACTTTATTAAGAATGTCTCTGGCTTGCTTTATGGCCGCATGGTTTTTGGTTTCCTTGGCCAGGGTGTGTAGCTTGTCCATGTACTCCTCAATGTTACTTTCGGTTGCACCTGTTGGGCCACCTGAAAAGTCCAAACAGttaaatattcattcattcatatctttattgctatcaTGTTCATCATAATACAGgtgttacaataaatacatttgtaggtacatgacaccctgttagggcactgcaacattcttaaatctaggtacatttttacatttctagtacttatcttaatataaactgaaataaatgtcttatCTTAATATGTACGTAATTAAAATAGTATCATTAATatataaattgaataaaaatcgaATTATTAAATATGCGTCAAAATATTGGCTTACAATCTTTATTGTtcataaataattcaaattaattagaattatactttaaaattatagtgttaattatattaggtatgagaataaataaagatactggtaggtactattaattattaaaaatgaattattagttttccgaaaaaaatctttagtagaataaaagtttttctgtagtaaatatttttttaattgggtTTTAAATTTGGGTAGGCTATTTTCATTCTTTAGGTCAGCTGGCaaattattgtaaatacttttttctacaaaatataCACTAGTCATCATTAGACGTCAAAATTAGATTTCGTTCTCTTTTTTATAGCAGTGGTTTGAAGTTGAAGGTTGAACCACGCCGTATAATCTGACATGCCATCGCATGCCTTTACAGGCATGTATTGTAACCGATGTTTATTCTCCCAAAAATCGAATTTTTACAACCAGTTACCACAAAATGTTTAAACTGAAGTAGATCGAAATCTAGAATTTATTTTAGAACAAATTTcggattataataaatataacaagCTACCAAGTAACGGCCTCGGTGACCTCTGCGCGAAGCGGGCCGTCGCTGCGCTCATCTCCTCTCCGCGTGTCTTTGTAGGATGGCGTTCTAAACAACTGTTGACAAGTTCCTTGGTATGGGGCCGTCGCTGCGCTCATCTTCGCGGGTCTTTGTAGGACGGCGTTGCGCTATGAAAAGTTACCTGGTATGGCGACGGCTTGCAGCGCATGCACCAGGGCAGCGACAAGCGCGCGCCGATGCGTGAGCAGCGCGGCGGTGCGCtcggcggccgcggccgtcTCGGCGCGCAGCCGGGCCGTCGCTGCGCTCACCTCCTCCGCGTGGCGTTGTAGGATGGCATTCTAAAAATTATATCAAGATAAATCCTATATTTTTAGATCCTTTTGTATCTATGAGtaaagtattttaaaattttggaatcccaattaaatattacatCTATACATGATGTAATTGTTAGCTAGTGTTTGCTGActgtcaatatttttcaatatacctagcattacatagatcagctatacgcgtgcgcccgtgagggacaaaacatacgcaattcGACGATATGATTGGTctagtagatttgtagcccaccataaaccatactaaatttacggaggggaataaaaaaaaaagtgagactgtgacaaggacaaacaataacagtcccttctctgctactcctactgaaagatacataagactatcccgttccaGTAATTTCCCCCCACTATACTAgaccagttatactagattcatgcaatatacctatttttatttattttacatttggCAGATGAAAACACTGTTGACACTGTTCTCAAATGATGATCTACCTGCTGCTCATAATCAGAGTTAGCCTTCCTTAGCTGCCTGAGCTCAGACTCCCTCAGTTTGTTGTGCTGCAGGAACTGGTCAGTGAATATGGGAATATCTGTGTCCCCACCACCAAAGTCTTCAccctgcaaataaataaataacaaattaggACAAGTGGGAAATCATCACTGATGATGATTAGAACTGTAATAGCTTGATGTAGTTAACTTTTCGACGCCATGCCAAACACAAAAGccgtcactcggacgccacatcaccaaagtgtcaaaactgaaattgaactttgtgcacatgcatgtaggtctatgatgctctgtggtctgtaacggattaatcagtctttggcgttggacctgcggtgccgatatatccgtcactGGCGTCCAAAAGATTAAATAGGTAATGTAGTaatggataaaaaaaagttatcagacTGTTCTTACTAAGTAATAGGTATTATATTCAGACTAAATTAAGATTCAGAAATAAGTGATGAGTAGAACAAGGATAAAGTATAAAACCATAATTTTACAGttattacatacttaaatagaaaAATCACTGTATATATAAAGTTCATAGCTATGTCATGTGCTAGGGACACATCTTTCAGAGTGCTTGTATACATGTATTTAGAGATGAAAGTGTTAATTACTTACAGACGCTGGAGTAATGCAGGGTCTGGGCCTAGGAGGTGTTTGCTGCCGTGGCACTGCAGGTGCACTGGGTCCATTTGCTGTTGCAGTGTTTGGTTCTGTGCTAGTTTGAAGTGCTGCTGAAAAAATAAGGAAAAGAAACTCAGTGACGCATGTATactaaatacaaattaatttgtcaaaattattattttatgagatAGCTAGCAGACAAGTCATTCATTAGTGTGTGCCAACTTTTGAGAACCTTTCTTAAAGTGACACTATTAAACTATTTACTGTTCATAGTATTCCTTGAGTATAATTTTCAGGCTAAATGTACCTATTAAATCTGTGCCCCCTTATGCTTACCAGTACTGGCACCCTCACTGGCCTGGTTGTGATTGTGCTTCATCTTCTTAGCCGCTCCACCAGAATGCTTTTGCTCCATTTGTAGTCTTCTAAATTCCTTGTAAGCATCAGTTTTCTTATATTCATCCCACTCCTTATTGTACCTTTGTAAAAAtggcaaattttcataatgtaaaaacaagcaataaaatttaaatgtaactGAAACTGCTCTCATACGCACATTAAAATGAGTAGCTACAAGTAGCCCTAaaccatatttttaatttggtttTGATTACTCTAATAAATTTCTGTAAAAGAAAGGATCAGTGATCACAATGTAACAATGAACACAATATGACCAAAGGATAATACACAATTTGTATGCAAACAGCTAAGCGTTTCATTGGGAGTGCCCAAATGAATTAGTTACTTACTTTTCTTTATCCTGATCAGCCGCATCCAAATAATGTTGTTTTTCCTCTACTGGCAACTTGCTCCACTCACTGGCGAGCTGGCGCGTCAACTCCGCAAACCCAAGCTCGGGGTGCTCAGCGCGTAGCTGGTCGCGTCGCTCATTCAAATATCGTACATATCCTAGATAAGAAGTGAGTAAAATTGTGAAAAGAATAATACAAATTATGCTCTAAATAATTAACTATAGACGAACCGAGTGATCAGAGATAGGTGGGGTAGAAAGTCGGTATCACaacatggatgtaagtaatatcacaacaaacaaaaatagtgtgcaaagtattaaaaaaatctttcttACCTGTTAGTGGCTGGCGTGGTGCAGTTACGTCCCTAGGGACTTTAGGCTTTCGTTTTTTGGGCTTCTTCGGTGATGGTTTTTGAGGATCCTTTGAAGCATCAGAAGCAGCGACACCATTACTTGAGGGTGGCACATTATTCTCCAGCTCTGTACTCGAGGACATAACTTCCTCATTAGCATTTTCTAAAGATGGTTGTTGTCGAATTTTCGATGGATCATCCATtcttatattttgttagtataatATTCAGTACTAGAATAGTGTAATATAGAGCTAATAATGCCAAAATCGATAAACAATTGCATACAAACACCGATTGACTAACGACTGAttgacatttcttttttttatattcgtaTTATTCGAGGCACTAGTAAAGACGACgaaaaaatttaaatccaaaaacAAAAGAGACAACCACAATTCTCTTTCTTGGGAATGTGCTATTTGCGTCTCTTTCAAAATCGTAatacactaccgcaccgcactgcGACCTTGGAGCGGTTCTAGTAGGAATAGCTCGTACTGGCGTGGACTTGTATGAATCTATGCAATCTTTTTAAGGGGTTTCTATAAACGGGccatattttcactgcaatatgtggccggcaactattggtgtccCTCTCTTACTCACATGTTAGAAAAAGACACACATATTGCAGTAAAAATATTGCCCGTTTTTAAGCCTCTTTACTCTAaagtcgctccagactacgcggcgcgaagccgcgaacgcgagtgtggagtcgatttcgctgattagcgaactagactccacactcatgttcgcggcttcgcgtcgcgattcgcgcacgagtgtggagggccctttaaaaaagaataattattcttaaaatatcttaaaaaataGCTCAATCTGCCAAAATGTTTACAATAGGTATATcaggaataaaataaagaaacacCTAGTTACTTCCAGTTGTTTTTAATGAACTGTATTATCTGATGTAAGCCTTCTTTCCCAGTGGTGCCATCAAGAAACTCGGTTTCAAGAAATACATGGCCTTCTTTCatgaaaagttttaaaaatgcATGTACTAACTGTCCTTCTTCTAAGTCTGCTTCAGTGTTTGCCAGGAATTGTGTTGTTTTAGCATCATCACAAGCATCAGCATTACTTGAACATGCATTTTCAAGCATGATAGGTTTTTCTTTCGAATTATTATTCTCCAGAATAGGTGTCTCTGCCTCTTGTGAGAACTcttgtttcattttttttgcgttatttgcTTCTTTTCTTTGAAGCATGCGCCTTTTTCGTCTTTGATTACTCCATGTGTTTTCAGTAGCAATTATGTCTAGAAATATACAATTTCCTTTTTTGTTAAggatattatttgatatttttaagccCATCAGAAGGgatttaagtttattaaaagCAATATCAACATTACTTATACTCTCTGATAATTCTGGTAACTGATATACTGTGTTAGCAATCTTCTTCCGAGGCTTATCCCTTGGaggaactgaaaaaaaaaaacatttccacAATTAAAAAAAGAGTAGTGGATGGACACATATTATCTTACAATACTGTAAGTTTGACATTACAGTAAAGTATAGATAGTACCTTTACCCTCCATACTGTGAGGTAATTTGCAACAGCAAACTCAAATGAAGGTTCAACCTTATATGCAACTTATATGCCAATTATGGTTAAAATACTCAAAACAAATGAATACCTAATTTGTAAATATCATAGTCTTGATATGTCCATGCTAAACCCCATCTTGTCACTCTGCCTTGGCAGAATTCTGTGCTAGTATATTTAATACCATCTGCTTTCAGATCTTCAGATAATTCATTTAAAGTAAATTTATGTCCTACCATTGTAGTGAATAATCTGTAACAGAAATAAGAATAACTGAGCTAAGGTTTTTCAAATTAATTAGCAATGTTAAAATTGTATGAAGCAAGATATACAATGGGTAAAATAATTGATACTCACATGACTTTATTTTTGTGGTTCTTGCTTTCTTGTATCATTTTTCTACAAAACTCTAATTCTCCTCCCTCCGTGATCAACTCATGTGGGGATCCAGTAAATCCATTCTTTGGAGGTGGCCTTAATAAGACAAGAaaaaatgtacatacatttttaaaggTGTTATCAAAATAATGACCAAcagaaaaatacatatttatagtatttatatttatagggAAAAAAaagaccaaggcctccagtgcccggggctggaatattttcataagaaagtaatttaatttgttcttagaagatgatagatgtcaattcaatacaattttgtaacATTTGGCatggttataaattgtatggagatgacatctATCAttgtacccttccagtttgaaaaacactATTACAAACCTGGCAGTACTACGAGATTCCAAGAGTTCTTGAATATTGCTGTAGAAAGGAGGGTTGCACATACTGAAGTCAAACTCTGGTCCACTTTCTTCATTAAATAGGTAATCTAATATTGATGAAGTCTTGTTTAGTTTTACTAAAAAAAGGTTTACAAATTATATGTAGTTTTTAGTCCAATCACAGATTTATTATGAATTCTTAAGGCTGGTGTCCACTAGACTCGTCGAGGTGAATcaaatcgcaataattcgcgttctatacatttactatgaatggtaaattcgattcgacgcgccgcggctcttcgttAATAGAGGCAGTTTCAtaataaatgtatagaaggcgaattattgcgattcggtTTCGGCGAGCCTAGTAGACACCAGCCTTTATGGAATGTTATCACTTACATTGAATAAAATCCTGCaaattatttctttgaacattcTCTAAAGCCTTAACAAGGCTTTCCTCATCATTTTCTGTTCCTAACATGCTCCATTTATTCTTCGccgttgccagaagtgggtaaATAGCACAGGCTCCAGTACCtaaacaaaaaacaaagtaaaaataagaagattatatttttgaaagactaaaaaaataaatacctaaattaaCCATACCTATGTCCAAGCCTTTCACATGTTTAGTCCTTTTGATAGCCTTCATAAGATCGTCCACCCACAGGAGATAGTTGAGTCGTAAAGGCAGTGTGGGCACTAATCTGTCTTCAGGTATTTTAACATCTAGATTGAAATCTGATTTCAGTAGACACCTTGTCAATACTCTTAAGGAATGTGGATCTTTAAAATCGATTGTTACTTTTCCTGATACATCCTAAAATCAAAGAGAATCACTTAATGACcaagtacaaaattaaataatgtataatgAGTGAGCGAGTAAAACTTAACTTACATACCGTTTTACAAATGTTGGAAAATTCTGAGAAGTCTTTTGACAGCTTAGCGAAATCCGGaggatttttataaatatttcgtggATGCATGTATTTATTCATAGTCATTATTATACTGCtgcataaaaaaacttttagttGAGAAATTCTCCGTTGCTTTTATAACCTAAGATTCCATTCCAAAgaacaaaaacacaaaattgtGTCATGTAATTGTCAAATTTGGTTTGTGCTATTTGAGTACTGGTTTTAAACGCGGAAATGGTGAACATAACAGGAAATAGCTCATCTAACCATAGACATTGAAGTTTACGCGTTTATCACAGTGTTGCCATCTTTCCACCAAATTGATGACGTTACGTTCTTTTCATTCGTTCTTACTTCCTCTCACTCACTCATCTCATTTCATTTGGTTTGGCGTCGAGTTGGGTGACTAGTCGAAGACGCGGTTAACATTTTAACTAAGAAttgttgtaatttttgtttCGTGAAAACTTATTTAATCTTTCACAAAGTATTAAAAATGGTGGACAGGATTGATATGGCTTTGGACGATATCATAAAAGCAAGTAAAGGAGGAAGTAGAAGAGGCGGAGGTGGCGCAGGCAGAAAGTTTGATACTAACAAAAGACCTGGTCGTGGAGGCGGCGGAGCTGGTGGTGGATTCCGCAATGGTCGCTCTGGTGGCGTATTGCGAGGAAGAAATCGTGGCGGTGTTTCCAAACCAACAAATTACACAAGGGTAAATCGAATAACCTAAGATTGTTcaatttcaaaatggccgaccgTCATGACGCATTTTGCTGACGGTGAATGGAGTGAAATTGTAGAACTGCGAAATGTAGCTATGCCATATTGATACCAAATGTTTCCTTGTTCGAAGATTACTGATGTTACTAATGttttcaaataattaaaatccTATTATTGTCCATATAGTTCTTGGGATCATCCTAGGAACATGGAAAGTTATTGTCGTTTATTGCCACCTTTTGTTGTACATCGATGGTTGGGCCGTATAGTCCAGTTATTAAAGGACTGAAGGACTTAGTTGATGATGTCCCTGTACTACATTCATGTAATTTTACTTCAACGATTTCGCAATTCTATGGAGATGCAAGGAATGTTCGCAAAATAAGGAGGTGTGGAGATGTTCCTGTGTTATTTGCATTCTCCGTGGCACAAGCTGTGGGCGCTGGATATGGAAGAAGGCACTTATATCGAGTGCAAACTCGATGTAATTCTACTTATCTTCAATGTGAAGTTGCCTCACGACTCCCCATGGACATTGTGAAGCTGACACTAGTGCTGTGTATCAGTGATTAAAAACATCTTTAAGAGACTATAT
The window above is part of the Cydia strobilella chromosome 12, ilCydStro3.1, whole genome shotgun sequence genome. Proteins encoded here:
- the LOC134746141 gene encoding histone RNA hairpin-binding protein, which produces MSNSAIDNTWTKDLRETLNDKRKATKERVLSQSDSSRENSRSRKRAKPNEKAGAETRASKPKKPVELETDPLMLQRRQKQIDYGKNTTGYHNYLQHVPLDKRTKDDPKTPDKYSKYSRRSWDQLIKIWRLKLHEYDTDGAKSITGSNSGSVAGSTTYSDEEDEEEGHNDEQ
- the LOC134746140 gene encoding high mobility group protein 20A isoform X2, with protein sequence MDDPSKIRQQPSLENANEEVMSSSTELENNVPPSSNGVAASDASKDPQKPSPKKPKKRKPKVPRDVTAPRQPLTGYVRYLNERRDQLRAEHPELGFAELTRQLASEWSKLPVEEKQHYLDAADQDKEKYNKEWDEYKKTDAYKEFRRLQMEQKHSGGAAKKMKHNHNQASEGASTALQTSTEPNTATANGPSAPAVPRQQTPPRPRPCITPASGEDFGGGDTDIPIFTDQFLQHNKLRESELRQLRKANSDYEQQNAILQRHAEEVSAATARLRAETAAAAERTAALLTHRRALVAALVHALQAVAIPGGPTGATESNIEEYMDKLHTLAKETKNHAAIKQARDILNKVELPIN
- the LOC134746140 gene encoding high mobility group protein 20A isoform X1 yields the protein MDDPSKIRQQPSLENANEEVMSSSTELENNVPPSSNGVAASDASKDPQKPSPKKPKKRKPKVPRDVTAPRQPLTGYVRYLNERRDQLRAEHPELGFAELTRQLASEWSKLPVEEKQHYLDAADQDKEKYNKEWDEYKKTDAYKEFRRLQMEQKHSGGAAKKMKHNHNQASEGASTAALQTSTEPNTATANGPSAPAVPRQQTPPRPRPCITPASGEDFGGGDTDIPIFTDQFLQHNKLRESELRQLRKANSDYEQQNAILQRHAEEVSAATARLRAETAAAAERTAALLTHRRALVAALVHALQAVAIPGGPTGATESNIEEYMDKLHTLAKETKNHAAIKQARDILNKVELPIN
- the LOC134746142 gene encoding U6 small nuclear RNA (adenine-(43)-N(6))-methyltransferase codes for the protein MTMNKYMHPRNIYKNPPDFAKLSKDFSEFSNICKTDVSGKVTIDFKDPHSLRVLTRCLLKSDFNLDVKIPEDRLVPTLPLRLNYLLWVDDLMKAIKRTKHVKGLDIGTGACAIYPLLATAKNKWSMLGTENDEESLVKALENVQRNNLQDFIQLKLNKTSSILDYLFNEESGPEFDFSMCNPPFYSNIQELLESRSTARPPPKNGFTGSPHELITEGGELEFCRKMIQESKNHKNKVILFTTMVGHKFTLNELSEDLKADGIKYTSTEFCQGRVTRWGLAWTYQDYDIYKLVPPRDKPRKKIANTVYQLPELSESISNVDIAFNKLKSLLMGLKISNNILNKKGNCIFLDIIATENTWSNQRRKRRMLQRKEANNAKKMKQEFSQEAETPILENNNSKEKPIMLENACSSNADACDDAKTTQFLANTEADLEEGQLVHAFLKLFMKEGHVFLETEFLDGTTGKEGLHQIIQFIKNNWK